From a region of the Theobroma cacao cultivar B97-61/B2 chromosome 8, Criollo_cocoa_genome_V2, whole genome shotgun sequence genome:
- the LOC18591992 gene encoding transcription factor bHLH85 yields MESLAAFPDGEWDSFNRMFSTEELDFTQQILHQFSFPMEHDEGLSFINSSTFCPIPEGTMSIAGVTESLSYSSNAIDSTFHYNSQESSQSSNSSGSVFVSPPNLETYCLSGSNHVAVTNDITMSLDMSMDIGGVGDKITGSFPPVFPNLAREDTVNVIEDLSTDSLGKLLDASHPSANTVLANELLLKRKFDVLELHAEGDKMIINSNSSENAKRRPRVSKDASKVYKNVQSKKNRKISLNGNEGESNIGSDGQSSSTCSSEDDIVSQDTNGVATSDSKASPALNLNGKTRASRGSATDPQSLYARKRRERINERLRILQNLVPNGTKVDISTMLEEAVHYVKFLQLQIKLLSSDDLWMYAPIAYNGIDIGLNEKISTLL; encoded by the exons ATGGAGTCACTCGCAGCTTTTCCTGATGGAGAATGGGACTCCTTTAACCGAATGTTCTCCACCGAAGAGCTTGATTTCACACAGCAAATTCTTCATCAGTTTTCTTTCCCTATGGAGCATGATGAGGGATTGAGCTTCATAAATTCATCGACTTTTTGTCCGATTCCTGAAGGCACTATGAGCATTGCTGGTGTCACTGAGAGTTTGTCATATTCTTCCAACGCTATTGACTCTACTTTTCACTACAATTCTCAGGAAAGTAGTCAAAGTAGCAATTCTAGCGGCAGTGTCTTTGTTTCCCCTCCAAATCTTGAAACCTACTGCCTTAGTGGTTCTAATCATGTTGCTGTAACAAATGACATCACCATGTCCTTGGATATGTCAATGGATATTGGCGGGGTAGGTGATAAAATTACAGGCTCATTTCCCCCAGTATTCCCAAACCTTGCAAGGGAAGACACTGTTAATGTCATTGAAGATTTGAGCACTGACAGCCTAGGGAAATTATTAGATGCGAGCCACCCATCAGCTAATACTGTGCTTGCTAACGAATTGCTACTCAAGAGGAAGTTTGACGTGCTGGAATTGCATGCTGAAGGAGATAAAATGATCATCAATAGCAATTCATCTGAGAATGCAAAGAGAAGACCGCGGGTCTCAAAAGAT GCATCGAAAGTTTATAAGAATGTGCAGTCAAAGAAAAACCGCAAGATCAGTTTAAATGGCAATGAAGGAGAGAGTAACATTGGTTCGGATGGACAGAGTTCTAGCACCTGTAGTTCAGAGGATGACATTGTTTCTCAGGACACTAATGGGGTGGCAACCTCAGATTCCAAAGCTTCTCCAGCTCTTAACTTGAATGGAAAGACAAGAGCTAGCAGAGGGTCAGCAACCGATCCCCAGAGCCTTTATGCAAGG aaaagaagagaaaggattAATGAGAGATTGAGAATTTTACAGAACCTTGTGCCCAACGGAACAAAG GTTGATATCAGCACAATGCTTGAAGAAGCTGTTCACTATGTGAAGTTTTTGCAGCTCCAAATCAAG CTTTTAAGTTCCGATGATCTGTGGATGTATGCTCCCATTGCTTACAATGGCATCGATATCGGTCTTAACGAGAAAATCTCCACACTTCTATGA